CCGTACCCGGTGCTGTGGGCGTCCACCCGGCCCGTGGGGGCAGACGGTGGCGACGACGCCCCGCCCTTCGGCGAGGTGCTGACCCTGCACGAAGGAGCCTGACCATGCGCATCGAATGGCGCATCGACAAGCAGCGCGGCAACCTGCGCCCCGTGCTGCGTTACACCGTGTCCCTTGAACCGCACGAAAAGGCGCTGGGCGTGCCCCCGGTGCGGGTGCAGTCCACCATCCCCGAACCGCCCGATTCGTGGCGGCCCCACTGCTACCCCGGCGAAAGCGAACGCGCGGGCGAGGCCCCCAGGGGCGTCTACGTGCTGGATGCCCCCTCGCACGCGGGGCGCGAGGCGGAAACCACGCTGCGCCTGCCGTGGCGCGAGGACAACGAGTACCCCGAGGTGGAGGCGTCGTTCGCGCTGCTGCGCGACGCCTGCGAGGCGCAACTGACCAGCGCCCACGCCAGCGAGCCCATGAACCTGCGCGGCGAACTGCGCGCCACGGAATCCATGCGCCGCCACGTGGCCCCGGCGGTGGTGGCCGAGCGGTTGTTGCGGCTGGCCAGGTAGCCACGTTGTCTTTTCGCCCGTTGGCGGGCATGCGCCGGGTGCGGAAGCCGACTACTCCAGCCCCAGTTCCTTGCGCTTGCGCCACAGGGTCACGGTGGTGATGCCCAGGATGGCGGCGGCGCGCTCCATGTTGCGTTCCGTGGCCAGCACCCGGCGGATGTGCGCCTCTTCCAGTTCGCGCAGGGTGGGCAGGCGCGCGTCGTCCCCGTCGTCGCGTTGCGACAGGCCGCCCGCGCCCAGCGGGGGCAGCCCGGCGGCGGCGCGCACCGCGTCGGGCAGGTCGGCCAGCCCCGGCTGCCGCCCGGCGGCCAGCAGGGCCATGCGCTCCATGGCGTTGCGCAATTCGCGCACGTTGCCCGGCCAGCGGTGGGCCAGCAGGGCATGCAGCACCGCTGGCGGCAGGGGGGCAAGGCCCTCGCCCGATGCAACGGCGTCGTGCGCCCCTTCCGATCCCGTATCCACCCCCAGCCGCACCGACGCCGTGCGGAACAGCCGGGCCGCCAGCGGCGCGATGTCGTCGGGCCGGTCGCGCAGGGGCGGCACCACGCACTCGAACACGTTCAGCCGGTAGTACAGGTCTTCACGGAACGCGCCTTCGCGGCACAGCCGGGCAAGGTCGCGGTTGGTGGCGGCGATGATGCGCACGTCCAGCCGCAGGGGGCGGGTGCCGCCCACCCGTTCGATGACCCGGTCCTCCAGAAAGCGCAGCAGTTTGGCCTGCGACGCGGGCGACAGCTCGCCCACCTCGTCCAGGAACAGCGTGCCGCCCTCGGCCAGTTCGAACTTGCCCGCGTGGTCGCGCACCGCGCCGGTGAACGCCCCGCGCACGTGGCCGAACACCTCCGATTCGAACAACGATTCCGCCAGCGCGGTGCAGGTCACCTCCACGAAGGGGCGGCCCGCCCGCGCAGAGCGGGCATGGATGGCCCGCGCCAGCGCGGTCTTGCCGGTGCCCGTCTCTCCGGTCAGCAGCACCGTGGCCTCGCTGGGGGCAATGCGTTCCACCAGCGTCTGCAAGGCCAGCGTGGCCGGGGCGGTAAGCCCAGCGAACCAGTCACCGCCCGCGCCTGCGGCATCCGATGCGCCCGCCGCCCGCAACCGGGCGTTTTCGCGGCGCAAGGCCACCACCGTGGCCACCTTGCCCACCAGATGCTCCAGCTGTTCCACGGAAAAGGGCTTGGGCAGGTAGTCGAAGGCCCCGGCCTTGATGGCGGCCACGGCGTTCTCGAACGAGGCGAAGGCGGTCATGACCACGCACAGCGCGTCCGGGAGCAGCGCGCGGACTTCACGCACCAGGTCGATGCCCGATGCCCCTTCCATGCGCACGTCGGTCAGCACGAGGTCGGCGGGGTGTCCGGCCAGCAGGGCCAGCGCCTCTTCCGCGCTGGCCGCCGTGCGCACCGGGCATCCGGCGGCGGACAGGGCCAGGCGCAGGGTGGTCAGGATGCCGGAGTCGTCGTCCACCACCAGCACGTCCAGCGGGGTGCGGGCGTGCTCGTTGCCGGGGGCCGGGGCGGCGGCTGGGGCGGCTTGTGGTTGCGGTGCGGAGGGCATGGCGTCCTTCATGGGGCTTGGGAGGATTGCGGATGTGGCGGGCCTTTCCGGCATCATCCGATGTCCGGGGCGGAACGGTTCGCCGTTGTGGTGTCATCGGCCATGTCAGTGCTCGTGTCCATGCCCGATTCGTCCTCCTGGCCGTTGCGGGGCGGTAGCGGCAGGGTCACGGTGAAGCGCGAGCCGCGTTCCTCGCGCCGTTCATAGGCAATGTGCCCGCCGTGGGCATCCACGATGGAGCGGGTGATGGCAAGGCCCAGGCCATACAGGCCGCCGCGCGCGCCCGCCGCCGGGCCGTGGGCGAAGGGCTGGAACAGGCGCGCCTGCACGGCTTCCGGCAGGCCCGCGCCTTCGTCCTCCACCTCGATGACCGCGCGGCCCTGATGCTCGGTCACCCGCACCCGCACCTCGCCATCCGTGGGGCTGGCGCGCAGGGCGTTGGCCACCAGGTTGGAGACCACCCAGGCGAAGCGTTCCGCGTCCAGACGCACTTTCACGGGGGCCTCGCGGGCATCCACGGCCAGGCGCACCCCGGTTTCGCGGGCCAGCAGCACGAAGGGCGTCAGCCAGCGGTCCAGCAGGGCGGGCAGGTCCGCCTCGTCCCGCGTCAGGTGCAGGGCGGAAGGGGTCATGCGGGCAATGTCCATGAATTGCTGGGCAAGGGTGCGCAGGCGGGCGGCGTCCTCGTGCACGGTTTCCACCAGCAGTCGGCCCTCGGCGTCCAGAGTGTCCTTGCGCCGGTCCAGCAGGTCCGCCGCAAGGCACAGCGACTGCATGGGGGTCTTCAGTTCGTGCGACACCCAGTCCATCATTTCCGAGCGCAGCCCCTCGCGCCGCCGGGCCTCGGTGACGTCGCCCAGCAGGAAGACCTGCCCGACTATGGATGTGGGGGGAGTGGGGGAAGCGGGATATGCGGGAGGCATGGGGGAATGGAACGGCACGGAGGACGCGGACGGGAAGGATGAGCGCGGTGTCTGGCTGGTGCTTCCTGCCTCCGCCAGCCCGTGGGCGTCGCCGCCGACCTCCGAGAGCCCATGTGCGCCACCGCCGACCTCCGACAGCCCGTGGGCGTCACCGCCGACCTCCGAGAGCCCGTGGGCGTCGCCGCCCACGAGATCCCGCCGCCGGGCCACGAACACCCGCTCCTCGCCGCCTTCGGTCAGGGGCACGTCGCGCTTGCCGTGCAGGCTGGCGTCCAGCGCCCCGCGCAGGGCCAGGTAGTTGGGCGCGGCGGTGGAAAGGTCGGCCCAGGGCATGCCCAGCACCTGTTCGCGCGCAAGCCCCAGCAGCGGCAGCATCCGTTCGCTGACGTGGGCCACCGTGCCCGCGCCGTCCAGCACCAGGATGGCGTCGTCCGCCGATTCCAGAATGACCTCCAGCTTGCGCTTTTCCGCCGTCAGACTGCCCACGTTCAGGGCGTCCAGTTCGCTCAGGCGTCCCCACAGCCGCACCAGTTCGTCGAACAGCACGCGCACCTCCAGCGTCTGGGGCGGGGGCAGGTGCAGCGGCGCGCCCAGCCGGGGGCGCTCCTTGAAAACTTCCGCCGCCCGGCGCAACGGGTGCGAGACGCGGGCCGCGATACTGTCGGCCAGCAGCACCGCCCATAGCGTGCCCGCCAGAAACAGCGCCGCCGCGCCCATCACGGTGGCGTCGCGCAGCAGGGTGTTGCGGTCCAGCCGCCGGAACATGCCGCGCTCGTTCACTTCCACCAGCGCGGCAAGGGTGGCGCGCAGCCCCGCGTGGGCCGCATCCACCGCGACGGGGGCATCGGGGGCGGGGGAAGGGGGTGCCCCTGTGGCCACCCGGCGGAACTCGACCCAGGCGGCGCGGATGTCCGCCAGGGCCTGCGGTTCATCCGGTTCGGTGATGTTGCGTTCCGCCCGGTCCAGCGCGGCCTCGAAGGCGGCGGCCCAGCCCGCGCCGTCCCGTTCCGGGTACTGGTCGGCAAAGCGCAGGCCGTTCATGGCCGTTTCCATCTCGCGCACCCAGGCGATGGAATCGTAGTTCATGCGCACCAGCAGGTTGGGCATGCGCCCGGCGGCAAACACCGCGCCCACCAGCACGATGCCCAGCACCCCGAACAGCCCCACCAGCCGCAGGAAGTCGCGCCGGATGCGCTTTTGCAGGGTGGGCAGCGTAGTGGCGCGTGGCCCGGCGTGGGCGGCGGATTCCGGCCCGTAGGGCGTGCGGGGGCCGTGCGGCCCCTGCCGTGAGTCGGGGGTGTTCCTGCCGGAATGGCCCCCGCCGGAAGCATCAGGACCGGAAGCATTCGGGCCAGACGCATCCGCAGACGCACCCGCGGGCCCATCCGTGAAGGACGCATACGGGCTGGCGCTCATGGGGCCTCCCGGGGGGTGGTGTTGACGATGTGCACGTCCACCCCCACCGCCTCGTGCAGAAAGTCGAGAATGAACGAGCCGCGCAGCCGCTCGCGCAGGGGCGACAGGCGCGACTTGCCGAACACCGCGTGGCGCACGTTGCGCTCGCTGGCGAAGTTCACCAGCGCCTCGGGCACGTCGTGCCCTTCCAGTTGCACCACTTCCGCCCCCAGCAGGGCGGCCAGGCGCAGGTTGTTCTGCAGCACGCGCTGCAACCCCGCGTCGATGCGCACCGGGGTTTCGCTGGGGCGGCGCACGTACACCACGTAGCACGGCGAGCCGAACTGGCTGGCCATGCGCATGCCCCGGCGGATCAGGGTTTCCGCGTCGGTGGGGTCGGAACTCAGGGCCACCATCACCGCCTCCACGGCGTCTCCGGCGGCCTCGCGCGACAACAGGCCCTGCTCGGTGATCTTGCGCACCTGGTCGCCCGATGCCTCGCGCAGGCACAGTTCGCGCAGCAGCGACAGGTTCTGGTAGGTGAAAAAGCCCATCAGCGCCCGCTCGGCCTGCTCCGGCCCGTAGATCTTGCCCAGGCGCAACCGCTCGCGCAGTTCCTCCTTGGTCACGTCCACGTTCACCACCTGATCGGCGCGGTGCAGCACCGCGTCGGGCAGCCGTTCGCGCACCGGGATGCCGGTCACCGTCTCCACCCGCTCGGCCACCGATTCCAGGTGCTGCACGTTGAGCGTGGTGATGACGTTGATGCCCGCCTCCATGATCTCCAGCACGTCGCGGTAACGCTTGGGGTTGGGCGACCCTGCGGCGTTGGTGTGGGCCAGTTCGTCCACCAGCGCCACCTGCGGGCGGCGGGCCAGCACGGCGGGCACGTCCACCTCGGGAAACAGGGCGTCGCCCACCCGGCACATGCGCGGGGGCACCACCTCCAGCCCGTCCATGAGGGCGGCGGTTTCCGGGCGGCGGTGGGGCTCCACGTAGCCGATGGCCACGTCGAACCCGGCCTGACGCAGCCGGTGCCCTTCCTGGAGCATGGCGTAGGTCTTGCCCACCCCCGCCGCGTAGCCAAGGTAGACCTTCAGCGAGCCCTGTCGCTTGCGGGCCAGCAGTTCCGCGAAACCTTCCATGTTTCCTCCTGGTGCATGACGGCCTTTTGCCCACCGGCGGCGTCAGATGCGCCTTTTACTCCGGTCACGCACATTAGAGTGCGCTCGCCTTCGTAAAAGACGCATCTTCCTTGCCGGTGAACAAAACTCCTGTCATGCACGGCGCGCGAGTGCCTGCGGGCAGTCGGTCCATGTGGGGAGCGACCGGACTGGCCAATAACACGGCCAAGACACGTCCTAGTTGCCTTCTGCCCGGCCACCCGCCAGCGCGTCCAGCGCCAGGTTCAGGCGCAGCACGTTGACGTGCGGTTCGCCGAACAGGCCCAGTTGCGGTCCTTCCACGTGCTCCTCCACCAGCAGGGCCACGGCCTTGATGGGCAGGCCGCGCGCGGCGGCCACGCGGGCCACCTGCATGGCGGCTCCCTGCGGGCTGACGTGCGGGTCCAGCCCGCTGGCCGAGGCGGTGACCATGTCCGGGGGCAGGGGGGCCTTCCAGTCCGGGTTTTCCGCGCGCAGGGCGGCGGCGCGGGCCTGCATGGCCTCTGCCAGCGCACGGCTGGTGGGACCAAGGTTGGACCCGCCGGACGCCGAGGCGTCGTAGCCGCCTTCTCCTGCGGCAGAAGGTCTGCCGTGGAAGTACCCGGCCCCGGTGAAATGCTGGCCGATCAGGGCGGACCCCGTTACCCGGCCGTCCGCCACCCCACTCTCGGGCATCACGGGCGAGCCGTTGGCCTTGTGGGGCAGCAGGGCCTGCGCCGCACCTGTCACCAGTACAGGGTACGCGCCGCACAGCAGGGCCGCAAGCAGCAGGGTGACCGCGAGGGATTGTCTGACAAGGGTGAGCATGACCTTCTCCTTTGCCTGCCGCTACACCAGCCCGAGGGCGGTGATCAGCAGGTCGATGCACTTGATGCCGACGAACGGGGCCACCAGCCCGCCCAGCCCGTAGACCAGCAGGTTTGTGCGCAGCGCATGCGCCGTGCCGCGCGGGCGGTAGCGCACCCCGCGCAAAGCCAGCGGGATGAGCGCCACGATGATCAGCGCGTTGAAGATCACGGCGGAGAGCACGGCGCTTTCCGGGCTGGACAGGCGCATCACGTCCAGCGCGCCCAGTTGCGGCAGCGATGCGGCGAACAGCGCGGGAATGATGGCGAAGTACTTGGCCACGTCGTTGGACACGCTGAAGGTGGTCAGCGCCCCCCGCGTGATCAGCAGTTGCTTGCCGATCTCCACGATTTCTATGAGCTTGGTGGGGTCGGAATCCAGGTCGATCATGTTGCCCGCCTCGCGCGCGGCCTGGGTGCCGGTGTTCATCACCAGCCCCACGTCCGACTGGGCCAGCGCGGGCGCGTCGTTGGTGCCGTCGCCGGACATGGCCACCAGCCGCCCGCCCTTTTGCAGGTCCACGATGAGGTGCAGCTTGTCTTCCGGCTTGGCCTCGGCAAGGTAGTCGTCCACGCCCGCCTCGGCGGCGATGGCCTGCGCCGTCAGCCGGTTGTCGCCGGTGATCATCACCGTGCGGATGCCCATGGCCCGGATGCGCTCGAAGCGGTCGCGCATGCCCGGCTTGACCACGTCCTTCAGGTGGATGACCCCCAGCACGCCCGCCACGGAAGAAGCCACCACCAGCGGGGTGCCGCCCTGGCTGGCGATGGCGTCGGCCAGGCGGTGGGCCTCCTCGTGCCGGGCGGCTCCGTTGCGGCTGGCTGCTTCGGGCAGATGCGATCTGTCCATTCCATCCGGCCCGTTCAGACCGGCCAGCCCATTCAAACCCGCCAATCCACCAACCCAGGCCAGCACCGCGTCGGTGGCGCCCTTGCGCAGTTGTTCGCCCGGCTGGTCGATGCCGCTCATGCGGGTTTGCGCGCTGAAGGGGATGCGGGTGATGTGCCCGTGCGCGGCGGGCGTGGCGTCGCCGCCCTGCTGCCGGGCCAGATCCACGATGGACCGGCCTTCCGGCGTTTCGTCGCCGGACGAGGCCAGCAGCGCGGCGCGCACCAGCTCCGTCCGGTCCACGCCGGACAGGGGCACGAAGTCGGCGGCCATGCGGTTGCCCAGGGTGATGGTGCCGGTCTTGTCCAGCAGCAGCACGTCCACGTCGCCCGCCGCCTCCACCGCGCGGCCCGACATGGCCAGCACGTTGCGGCGCAGCAGGCGGTCCATGCCCGCAATGCCGATGGCCGCCAGCAGCCCGCCGATGGTGGTGGGAATCAGGCACACCAGCAGGGCCACCAGCACCACCACGCCCAGATTCACGTCGTGAAACAGGGCGAACGGCTTCAGGGTGACCACGGCCAGCAGGAAGACGATGGTCAGCCCGGCCAGCAGGATGTTCAGGGCGATCTCGTTGGGGGTCTTCTGGCGTTCCGCGCCTTCCACAAGGGCGATCATCCTGTCGAGGAAGGACTTGCCCGGCTCCTGCGTCACGCGGATCACCAGCCGGTCGGACAGCACCGTGGTGCCGCCGGTCACCGCGCTGCGGTCGCCGCCGGATTCGCGCACCACCGGGGCCGATTCGCCGGTGATGGCCGATTCGTCCACGGCGGCGGCGCCTTCCACCACGGTGCCGTCGGCGGGGATCATCCGGCCCGCTTCCACCACCACCACGTCGTCGGGCAGCAGGGCCGAGGCGGAAACCTCTTCGGTGGCGCCGCCGCTGCGCAGGCGCAGGGCCGGGGTGTCGCGCCGGGCGTTGCGCAGGGTGTCGGCCTGGGCCTTGCCGCGCCCTTCGGCCAGCGCTTCTGCGAAGTTGGCGAACAGCACCGTGGCCCACAGCCACAGGCTGATCTGCCCGCCAAAGGCCGCGCGGGCCGACCACCCGTGCAGGGCAAGGTCGTGCAGGAAGGCGGCGGTGGTCAGCAGGCTGCCCGCACCCACCACGAACATGACGGGGTTTCTGGCCAGCACGCGCGGGTCCAGCTTGCGGAAGGCGTCCCGCACCGCGCGGCGGTACAGGGCGGGGTCGTGCGAGAGGGGGCGTGAACGTTTCATGGCGTTGGTACCTTCATCATCCAGCTAGTAGAGCTGATTTTCAATCATTTGCAGATGTTCCACGATGGGGCCCAGTGACAGGGCGGGCAGGTAGGTCAGCGCGCCCACGATGAGGATGACCGAGGCCAGCAGCAGGGCGAAGGTGGCGCCTTCCACGGGGAACGAGGCGTCGGTGACCGGGCGCGGCCTGCGCGCCGCCAGCGAACCGGCAACGGCCAGCATGGGCAGCATGACGCCGAAGCGTCCGATGAGCATGGACGCCGCCGTGGTCAGGTTGAACACGGGGCTGTTGACGGTAAGCCCGGCAAAGGCGCTGCCGTTGTTCTGCGCGGACGAGGTGTAGGCGTAGAGCAGTTCGGAGAAGCCGTGCGCGCCCGCATTGGCCATGGCCTGCGGCCCCCAGCCCACGGCGGCCAGCGCGGTGAAGCCCAGCAGGGGCAGGGCGGGCAGCAGCAGGGCGGCCACGGCCAGGGTCACCTCGCGCCCTTCGATGCGCTTGCCGAGGTAGTCCGGCGTGCGGCCCACCATCAGCCCGGCCAGGAACACGGTCAGGATGATGAACAGCACCATGCCGTACAGGCCGGACCCCACCCCGCCGAAGATGATTTCGCCCAGCTGCATGTTCAGCAGGGTCACCAGCCCGCCCAGCGGGGTCAGGCTGTCGTGCATGGCGTTCACCGCGCCGCACGAGGCGTCGGTGGTGACGACGGCGAACAGGGAGGAGGAGAAGATGCCGAAACGCACTTCCTTGCCTTCCATGTTCGGGACGGAGACGGAAACCGCCACGGGGACGGGGGCGCTGGCGGGAGGGGATGCGGGGGGCGAGGCGACGCCGGACGCGGCAATGGGCGCGGGCACGGAGGCGGCGGAGGTGGAAGGACCGGACGCGGCAGGGCTGCCCGTAGCCACGGCCTGCGCCATGGCCGGGGTGCCCCGGTATTCGAAGTGGGCGGTCAGCAGCGTGCCCGCCACGAACACGGCGGCCATCACGCCCCATACCGTCCAGGCGTGGCGGGGGCGGCGCACGGCGGCCCCCAGCGTGAAGACGAGGGAGCTCGGCAGCAGGAAAATGGCTAGCATCTGGATGAAGTTGGCGACGGCGGTGGGGTTTTCGAAGGGATGGGCGGCGTTGGCGTTGAAGAAGCCGCCGCCGTTGGTGCCCAGCATCTTGATGATTGCCTGCGAGGCCACGGGCCCCACGGCAATGGTCTGTATCGCGCCTTCCGGCGTTGCCACGGTGAACGAGGCGGCAAGGGTCTGCACCATGCCCTGACCCACCAGCAGCAGCGCGCCGGGCACGCACAGCGGCAGCAGCACGTACAGGGTGGAGCGCACCATGTCGGCCCAGAAGTTGCCGATGCCCTGCGCCTCGGTGCGGGCGATGCCGCGCACCACGGCCATGCACGCGGCCATGCCCACTGCGGCGGAGACGAAGTTCTGGTAGGTCAGCGCCACCACCTGCGAAAGGTGGCTCATGGCGGTTTCGCCGCCGTAGGCCTGCCAGTTGGTGTTGGTGACGAAGCTGACGGCGGTGTTCAGGGCCAGGTCCCACGACGGGGCGGGGAAGTGCTGCGGGTTCAGCGGCAGCACGTCCTGGAACAGCAGCACGCCGAAGGTCAGGCAGAAGCCCGCCAGGGTGAAGCCCAGCAGGCTTGCGGCGTAGCGTTGCCACGGTTGGTCGCTGGCGGGGTCGATGCCCGCCGCCGTGTAGATCAGCCGTTCCACCGGGCCGAGCAGGGGATGCAGCCAGGTGCGGCCACCTTCCAGCACGCGGTGGATGTAGCGGCCCAGCGGCGGCGAGGCGGCGGCCAGTATGCCGAGGAACAGGGCCAGTTGCAGATAGTCGCGCGGGGTCATGATGGTCTCCGGTATGGGGCGGTCCGACAGGGAGGTGCTTGTGCTCGGGAGGTGTTTCCGAATGAGGTTTTCCGTTCGTTGGCGAGGAAGGCGAGCGAGCCTCCCGGATGTCCACCGCGCCGCGTGCCCTTCTCGTATTCAACCGGGATGGCGGCGAAGTCTGTCGAAGCCAACGGGCGAAAAGGCCATTGGAAAGCACCCTCTAGAACTTGTCGGGTCGAAACAACGCGTACACGAGATAGACGAACAGGCCCGCCGCAAAGGCGATGCCGATGGCGTCGTACAGTTCCATGGTGCGCTCCGGCGCGCCCGGCAGGGCGCGGATGGAGGTGCGCGGGAGCCGTTCCTGCTTGTGTCGGCGGAAGACGGCGTACCCGGCCCGGCGGGTGCCGGACGTCACCGGTAGAGCATGCGGCGTGCCAAGGGAGGAGAGAAAGAGGAAATGCAGCAGTTACGGTGAGTTGCGTTGCGTGGCGCGAGCGGGGAAGGCGCGGCGGAGGGGGGAGCGGGATTACCTTTTGCAACGGGGATATTTCATTTTGTAATCCCGTGGCGAAGCCCCGGCAATGGAAATGACGGGCTGAGGCAGGCGGCGTCAGGCGGCGGCAAACGCAACCACAGGTCGATCATGGAGCGGCCTGGCGCTGTATGCGCCGGAGCGGATGCTTGCAAATCAAGTTTTCTTGATGTATGGATATCAAGGCATCCGGAAACGGTGTCCGGCGTGTGGAGAACCACCCGTCATACCTAAAGAAATTTTGCGCGGGAATCCCATGTCGGCAGCTCTCGACTACTTCAAGGCCCTTTCCGACGACACCCGAATGCGGCTCATGCACGTGCTGAACAAGCACGAGCTGAACGTGAACGAGCTGGTATCCATCCTCGAAATGGGCCAGTCGCGCGTGTCGCGCCACCTCAAGATCCTGACCGGGGCGGGGCTGCTGGTCTCGCGCCGCGACGGGTTGTGGGTGTTCTACGCCGCCCCGGCGGAAGGCGAAGGCCGCGACTTTCTGGACGCGGTGGCCCCGTTCATCGCCGAGGACATGACCCTGCAGGGCGACATGGCCATGGCCGAGAAGATCATCGAGGAGCGGGCGCTGAAGACCCGCCAGTTCTTCAATGCCATTGCCGAGGACTGGGACGAACTGAACCGCGAGGTTCTGGGCGGGTTCGACCTGGCGGGCGCGGTGGCGGATGCCATGCCTGCCGCCACGTCGGGCGGGTCTGATGGCACACCGGGCTGCCGCGTGGCCGTGGACCTGGGCTGCGGCACGGGTACCGTGCTGGAGCGCATGCTGCCCCGCGCGCAAGAGGTCATCGGCGTGGACGGTTCGCCGCGCATGCTGGAAATGGCCCGTCGCCGTCTGGCCGATGCCGGGCAGCGCGTATCGCTGCGCATCGGCGAACTGGACCACCTGCCCCTGCGCGACGGCGAGGCGGATTTCGCCTCCATCAACATGGTGCTGCACCACCTGTCGGAGCCGGTGGCGGCCCTGCGCGAGATTGGCCGTACCCTGCGCACCGGCGGGCTGCTGTTTCTCAGCGACTTCGACCACCATGACAACGAGCGCATGCGCACCGACTATGGCGACCGCTGGCTGGGCTTCGACCGGGCCGCGCTGACGGCCCGCCTTTCCGAGGCGGGCTTTGCCGTGCGCCGGGCTGACCTGCGCGAGGTGAGCAAGGGCCTGTCGCTGCACCTGATCGTGGCGGAGAAGTCGTAGGCGAACCGGCGCAGTTGGCCGGGGCTGGGACGGGGCTGAGCCGGTTCGGACAGAACCGGACGGCACCGGGCAGAACCGGGCAGCAGGAATCTGTCACCGATCGACAACTATACTCCCCCAACACGCCGTCCTCCTGTATGGTAGATGGAGCAGATTTCCGGGGCGCGCGCCGTGCCGCCGCCCCGCGCCTTACGGGTTTCACAAGGTTTTCATGTCTTGACGTTTCCCATGTTTTCCGGTGGACGGCCGCCCAGGCGGCACGCGACGACCCGCCCCGCTCCGCCGGACCCGCGCGCTCTGGAAGTCACCGGACCGCCGGGCGTCACCGAATGCTCCCCGGGCCGCATCCCGCATGCCGTGCCCGGCACACCGCAACAGCAACCGAATCCTTCCCTACGGAGGCACACATGACCGATGCCAAGCGGGCGCAAGCCCTGGACCTTTCCCTTGCCAACAAGGTGGCCGACATGGCCCTGGCCGACTTCGGCCACAAGGAAATGCAGCTTTCCGAGCGCGAAGTGCCGGGGCTGATGGAACTCATCCGCATGTACGGCGTCAGCAAGCCGCTGAAGGGCCTGCGCGTCACCGGTTCCCTGCACATGACCATCCAGACGGCCATGCTCATCAAGACGCTGTACGAACTGGGCGCGGACATCCGCTGGGCCTCGTGCAACATCTTCTCCACCCAGGACCACGCGGCGGCGGCCATTGCCGATTCCGGCATGGCCAAGGTGTTCGCCTGGAAGGGCGAAACGCTGGAAGACTACTGGTGGTGCACCGAAATGGCGCTGACCTGGCCCGACGGCAGCGGCCCCGACCTGCTGGTCGACGACGGCGGCGACGCCACCCTGATGATCCACAAGGGCGTCGAGGTGGAAGGCAATCCCGAACT
This genomic window from Nitratidesulfovibrio sp. SRB-5 contains:
- a CDS encoding sigma-54-dependent transcriptional regulator: MKDAMPSAPQPQAAPAAAPAPGNEHARTPLDVLVVDDDSGILTTLRLALSAAGCPVRTAASAEEALALLAGHPADLVLTDVRMEGASGIDLVREVRALLPDALCVVMTAFASFENAVAAIKAGAFDYLPKPFSVEQLEHLVGKVATVVALRRENARLRAAGASDAAGAGGDWFAGLTAPATLALQTLVERIAPSEATVLLTGETGTGKTALARAIHARSARAGRPFVEVTCTALAESLFESEVFGHVRGAFTGAVRDHAGKFELAEGGTLFLDEVGELSPASQAKLLRFLEDRVIERVGGTRPLRLDVRIIAATNRDLARLCREGAFREDLYYRLNVFECVVPPLRDRPDDIAPLAARLFRTASVRLGVDTGSEGAHDAVASGEGLAPLPPAVLHALLAHRWPGNVRELRNAMERMALLAAGRQPGLADLPDAVRAAAGLPPLGAGGLSQRDDGDDARLPTLRELEEAHIRRVLATERNMERAAAILGITTVTLWRKRKELGLE
- a CDS encoding sensor histidine kinase; its protein translation is MSASPYASFTDGPAGASADASGPNASGPDASGGGHSGRNTPDSRQGPHGPRTPYGPESAAHAGPRATTLPTLQKRIRRDFLRLVGLFGVLGIVLVGAVFAAGRMPNLLVRMNYDSIAWVREMETAMNGLRFADQYPERDGAGWAAAFEAALDRAERNITEPDEPQALADIRAAWVEFRRVATGAPPSPAPDAPVAVDAAHAGLRATLAALVEVNERGMFRRLDRNTLLRDATVMGAAALFLAGTLWAVLLADSIAARVSHPLRRAAEVFKERPRLGAPLHLPPPQTLEVRVLFDELVRLWGRLSELDALNVGSLTAEKRKLEVILESADDAILVLDGAGTVAHVSERMLPLLGLAREQVLGMPWADLSTAAPNYLALRGALDASLHGKRDVPLTEGGEERVFVARRRDLVGGDAHGLSEVGGDAHGLSEVGGGAHGLSEVGGDAHGLAEAGSTSQTPRSSFPSASSVPFHSPMPPAYPASPTPPTSIVGQVFLLGDVTEARRREGLRSEMMDWVSHELKTPMQSLCLAADLLDRRKDTLDAEGRLLVETVHEDAARLRTLAQQFMDIARMTPSALHLTRDEADLPALLDRWLTPFVLLARETGVRLAVDAREAPVKVRLDAERFAWVVSNLVANALRASPTDGEVRVRVTEHQGRAVIEVEDEGAGLPEAVQARLFQPFAHGPAAGARGGLYGLGLAITRSIVDAHGGHIAYERREERGSRFTVTLPLPPRNGQEDESGMDTSTDMADDTTTANRSAPDIG
- a CDS encoding universal stress protein — translated: MEGFAELLARKRQGSLKVYLGYAAGVGKTYAMLQEGHRLRQAGFDVAIGYVEPHRRPETAALMDGLEVVPPRMCRVGDALFPEVDVPAVLARRPQVALVDELAHTNAAGSPNPKRYRDVLEIMEAGINVITTLNVQHLESVAERVETVTGIPVRERLPDAVLHRADQVVNVDVTKEELRERLRLGKIYGPEQAERALMGFFTYQNLSLLRELCLREASGDQVRKITEQGLLSREAAGDAVEAVMVALSSDPTDAETLIRRGMRMASQFGSPCYVVYVRRPSETPVRIDAGLQRVLQNNLRLAALLGAEVVQLEGHDVPEALVNFASERNVRHAVFGKSRLSPLRERLRGSFILDFLHEAVGVDVHIVNTTPREAP
- the kdpC gene encoding potassium-transporting ATPase subunit KdpC, with amino-acid sequence MLTLVRQSLAVTLLLAALLCGAYPVLVTGAAQALLPHKANGSPVMPESGVADGRVTGSALIGQHFTGAGYFHGRPSAAGEGGYDASASGGSNLGPTSRALAEAMQARAAALRAENPDWKAPLPPDMVTASASGLDPHVSPQGAAMQVARVAAARGLPIKAVALLVEEHVEGPQLGLFGEPHVNVLRLNLALDALAGGRAEGN
- the kdpB gene encoding potassium-transporting ATPase subunit KdpB, with the protein product MKRSRPLSHDPALYRRAVRDAFRKLDPRVLARNPVMFVVGAGSLLTTAAFLHDLALHGWSARAAFGGQISLWLWATVLFANFAEALAEGRGKAQADTLRNARRDTPALRLRSGGATEEVSASALLPDDVVVVEAGRMIPADGTVVEGAAAVDESAITGESAPVVRESGGDRSAVTGGTTVLSDRLVIRVTQEPGKSFLDRMIALVEGAERQKTPNEIALNILLAGLTIVFLLAVVTLKPFALFHDVNLGVVVLVALLVCLIPTTIGGLLAAIGIAGMDRLLRRNVLAMSGRAVEAAGDVDVLLLDKTGTITLGNRMAADFVPLSGVDRTELVRAALLASSGDETPEGRSIVDLARQQGGDATPAAHGHITRIPFSAQTRMSGIDQPGEQLRKGATDAVLAWVGGLAGLNGLAGLNGPDGMDRSHLPEAASRNGAARHEEAHRLADAIASQGGTPLVVASSVAGVLGVIHLKDVVKPGMRDRFERIRAMGIRTVMITGDNRLTAQAIAAEAGVDDYLAEAKPEDKLHLIVDLQKGGRLVAMSGDGTNDAPALAQSDVGLVMNTGTQAAREAGNMIDLDSDPTKLIEIVEIGKQLLITRGALTTFSVSNDVAKYFAIIPALFAASLPQLGALDVMRLSSPESAVLSAVIFNALIIVALIPLALRGVRYRPRGTAHALRTNLLVYGLGGLVAPFVGIKCIDLLITALGLV